In one window of Helianthus annuus cultivar XRQ/B chromosome 17, HanXRQr2.0-SUNRISE, whole genome shotgun sequence DNA:
- the LOC110926542 gene encoding protein transport protein SEC13 homolog B — MPAQKIETGHTDTVHDVCMDYYGKRVASASSDATIKIIGVSNNSTSQHLTTLTGHNGPVWQVTWAHPKFGSLLASCSYDSTVIVWKEGNPNEWTQLHTFSDHKSSVNSIAWAPHELGLCLACGSSDGNITIHTARSDGGWDTTRIDQAHPVGVTSVSWAPSMAPGALVGSGGAFEPVQKLASGGCDNTVKVWKLSNGIWKMDCFPALQMHSDWVRAVAWAPNLGLPKSTIASASEDGTVVIWTVGKEGDNWNGKVLYDFKVPVWRVSWSLTGNILAVAAGGNNVTLWKEAVDGEWQQVTTVD; from the coding sequence ATGCCGGCACAAAAGATTGAAACGGGTCACACAGACACTGTCCACGATGTATGCATGGATTATTATGGAAAACGAGTGGCATCTGCATCCTCTGATGCCACCATCAAGATAATCGGTGTAAGCAACAACTCTACTTCCCAGCACTTGACCACTTTGACCGGTCACAACGGTCCAGTATGGCAGGTCACGTGGGCCCACCCCAAATTCGGGTCACTTCTAGCATCGTGTTCTTATGATTCAACCGTTATAGTTTGGAAGGAAGGTAACCCAAACGAGTGGACCCAACTCCATACTTTTAGCGACCATAAATCTTCGGTCAACTCTATCGCCTGGGCCCCACACGAGCTTGGTCTCTGTTTGGCTTGTGGCTCTTCTGATGGGAACATTACCATTCATACCGCCAGGTCAGATGGTGGGTGGGACACCACACGGATTGACCAGGCTCACCCAGTTGGAGTCACCTCGGTTTCGTGGGCCCCATCGATGGCTCCCGGGGCTCTGGTTGGATCTGGTGGTGCTTTTGAACCCGTTCAAAAGCTGGCTTCTGGTGGGTGTGATAACACTGTAAAAGTATGGAAGCTATCTAACGGGATCTGGAAAATGGACTGTTTTCCTGCTTTACAAATGCACAGTGATTGGGTTCGTGCTGTCGCGTGGGCCCCAAACCTGGGACTTCCGAAATCAACAATCGCAAGTGCTTCCGAGGACGGTACAGTTGTGATATGGACCGTTGGTAAAGAAGGTGATAACTGGAATGGTAAGGTTTTGTATGATTTTAAGGTCCCCGTTTGGAGGGTATCTTGGTCTTTAACCGGAAATATTTTGGCGGTTGCTGCTGGCGGTAATAATGTTACTTTATGGAAAGAAGCTGTTGACGGAGAATGGCAACAGGTAACCACCGTTGATTAG
- the LOC110921322 gene encoding uncharacterized protein LOC110921322 isoform X2 has product MTYLTMDCCCCCCCITKLPYLLHSGRKYERLCFQNVPPRKFFVQFHADKRIYASKSSPKRLKKSKELQNEISDKSSPTNSVNNLESQASVAIASRSSVLQACTLTSGFIAFTGVIIRQGSHLASSQGWPIADCSSEISFNFEIWHLQVIAGLVILISCSRLLLLKTWSDFAESSEASNQQVLTSLEPLDYTIVAFLPGISEELLFRGALLPLFGSNLISASAVAALFGILHLGSGRKFSFAIWATFVGLAYGYATILSSSLVVPMASHGINNLIGGIIWRLTHTNSQKTDVQ; this is encoded by the exons ATGACTTATCTCACCATGgattgctgctgctgctgctgctgcatAACCAAATTACCCTATCTTCTTCACTCGG GAAGGAAATATGAACGCCTATGCTTCCAAAATGTTCCACCCAGAAAATTCTTTGTG CAATTCCATGCGGACAAGAGGATTTACGCAAGCAAAAGTTCACCTAAAAGGTTGAAGAAATCAAAAGAATT ACAAAATGAAATTTCGGATAAATCTTCTCCAACTAATTCGGTTAATAACTTGGAGTCACAGGCTTCAGTTGCTATTGCTTCTAGAAGTTCTGTTCTACAGGCTTGCACCTTGACTTCCGGTTTTATAGCTTTCACGGGAGTAATAATTCGACAG GGTTCTCATTTGGCATCATCACAAGGATGGCCTATAGCTGATTGCTCTTCTGAGATATCAT TTAATTTTGAGATTTGGCATCTGCAAGTGATAGCGGGATTAGTCATACTCATATCGTGTTCTCGGCTATTACTACTGAAAACATGGTCTGATTTTGCTGAGTCTAGTGAGGCATCCAATCAACAG GTCCTGACGTCGCTCGAGCCACTAGATTATACAATTGTGGCATTTCTTCCCGGCATTAGTGAG GAACTCCTATTTCGTGGCGCATTGCTTCCATTATTCGGAAGCAACTTGATAAGTGCTAGCGCGGTTGCTGCATTATTTGGGATTTTGCATTTGGGAAGTGGTCGGAAGTTTTCCTTTGCAATCTG GGCAACTTTTGTTGGGCTTGCTTATGGTTATGCAACGATCTTATCTTCCAGCCTTGTTGTGCCCATGGCTTCTCATGGAATTAATAATTTGATAGGCGGCATTATATGGCGCCTTACACACACCAACTCTCAAAAAACTGATGTACAATGA
- the LOC110921322 gene encoding uncharacterized protein LOC110921322 isoform X1: MTYLTMDCCCCCCCITKLPYLLHSGRKYERLCFQNVPPRKFFVQFHADKRIYASKSSPKRLKKSKELQKVANPQLAESTLDEQNEISDKSSPTNSVNNLESQASVAIASRSSVLQACTLTSGFIAFTGVIIRQGSHLASSQGWPIADCSSEISFNFEIWHLQVIAGLVILISCSRLLLLKTWSDFAESSEASNQQVLTSLEPLDYTIVAFLPGISEELLFRGALLPLFGSNLISASAVAALFGILHLGSGRKFSFAIWATFVGLAYGYATILSSSLVVPMASHGINNLIGGIIWRLTHTNSQKTDVQ, encoded by the exons ATGACTTATCTCACCATGgattgctgctgctgctgctgctgcatAACCAAATTACCCTATCTTCTTCACTCGG GAAGGAAATATGAACGCCTATGCTTCCAAAATGTTCCACCCAGAAAATTCTTTGTG CAATTCCATGCGGACAAGAGGATTTACGCAAGCAAAAGTTCACCTAAAAGGTTGAAGAAATCAAAAGAATTACAAAAAGTTGCGAATCCACAACTTGCTGAAAGCACACTCGATGAACAAAATGAAATTTCGGATAAATCTTCTCCAACTAATTCGGTTAATAACTTGGAGTCACAGGCTTCAGTTGCTATTGCTTCTAGAAGTTCTGTTCTACAGGCTTGCACCTTGACTTCCGGTTTTATAGCTTTCACGGGAGTAATAATTCGACAG GGTTCTCATTTGGCATCATCACAAGGATGGCCTATAGCTGATTGCTCTTCTGAGATATCAT TTAATTTTGAGATTTGGCATCTGCAAGTGATAGCGGGATTAGTCATACTCATATCGTGTTCTCGGCTATTACTACTGAAAACATGGTCTGATTTTGCTGAGTCTAGTGAGGCATCCAATCAACAG GTCCTGACGTCGCTCGAGCCACTAGATTATACAATTGTGGCATTTCTTCCCGGCATTAGTGAG GAACTCCTATTTCGTGGCGCATTGCTTCCATTATTCGGAAGCAACTTGATAAGTGCTAGCGCGGTTGCTGCATTATTTGGGATTTTGCATTTGGGAAGTGGTCGGAAGTTTTCCTTTGCAATCTG GGCAACTTTTGTTGGGCTTGCTTATGGTTATGCAACGATCTTATCTTCCAGCCTTGTTGTGCCCATGGCTTCTCATGGAATTAATAATTTGATAGGCGGCATTATATGGCGCCTTACACACACCAACTCTCAAAAAACTGATGTACAATGA